In Panacibacter microcysteis, the genomic stretch AGCATTATACAGAGAGCTGCGGCCTCGCAAAAGCGGCTGAATGAATTTCTGCAAACAGAAGCTACCATCAAATCACCCGCTGTTACCGGCAACGAAAGTGATCTTTCCGGTGATATCGTATTCAATGACGTGTCTTTTACATACACCAATACCGGCATAAAAGCATTACAACACTTCACACTTACAATCAGGGAAGGCGAAAAAGTTTTGATACTTGGAAAAACCGGTAGTGGTAAATCTACGGTTGCACAACTGCTGTTGCGCTTTTACGATCCTGAGTCAGGTACTATAACAATTGGTGGCAAAGACATCAGAGATCTGCCACTGTTTTATTTAAGGAACAATATTAGTTATGTACCGCAGGATGTGTTTCTTTTTAGCGATACTGTTTCTCGAAACATTGCATTTGGGCTGGTAAATGAACCAACGCAGGACACTATACACACCGCGGCAAAAAATGCAGCCATCCACAATGAGATTGAAGGCCTGCAAAACGGTTACAGCGCATTGGTAGGGGAGAGAGGTGTTACACTCAGTGGTGGTCAGAAGCAACGTATATCTATAGCACGTGGCCTTATCAAGAACCCAGATATACTGGTATTTGATGATTGCTTGAGCGCAGTAGATGCCAAAACAGAAAACCAGATCATCAATAATCTATACACGTTGCTTGGCAATAAAACCGCTATACTCATTACACACCGCATTTTTACAGTATTGAATTTTGACCAGGTAATCGTTATCGAAGATGGTAGTATTGTAGAAAAGGGTACACACGAAGAGCTGCTGGCGCTGAACGGTTATTATGCAGAATTATACCAGCTGCAGACTAGCCAGGAAACCGCTGTATAAACAACTTTTTTGCTTATTGGCCCGGCTTATGAATATCTGTTAAGCTTTGGTTGCGTCGCACTCTTGTACTGCAACACATTATTCAGCATCTCCGGGTGTGTCATCCTAAAATTGATTCATCCTTCTGTATTTTTCAGGATCGCATTTTCGTATCTGTATTGCTAAGTTGTTTTTAATAATGCATGCACTACTTCATATTCTTTTTAAAAGCGTATTAAAATATTTAATGCATCAATAATATCGCAACATATTACGTTTACTTTGACGGCGTAAAACCAAACGTTCTATTTAAAGTAAAACCGGACAACTGCTTTAATTAAACAAGATAAAAAACCAATTCTCCCCAATCAAGGTAATTTATTCCTGCACTTAATTAAGCTGTAAAATCCAATTCTTAAACAAAAACCCACTATGAAGAGAGTATTACTCATCATTGTACTTGTCACGAGTATCTTCAGTGCCTATGCACAGGTCAATCCCTGGAAACAGGTAAATCTAACGACAGCCAGTAAAGGCAAAGATGTCTTCCAAAAGCATTTCAAGCCCAGTGCTTATGTCTCGTTTCAGCTAGATGAAGCCGTAATGTGGCAGCAGCTAAAAAAGGCACCTTCAGAAAGAAATGTTTCATTTTCCAGGTCTTCAGCTATTATTTCAGTGCCTGATTCAAAAGGTCGCATTGAGCGCTTCAGAATCGTTGAGTCGCCTTCCATGCAGGACGGGCTGGCTGCCAAGCATCCTGGTATCAAATCTTATTCTGGTGTAAGCATGGATCATCCTGGCTCAAGCATACGTTTCAGTATGTCGCAGCTTGGTTTTCATGCGAAGGTCATTTCTCCTGACAGGAAAGCATTTTATGTTAGCTGTGTTGACAAGGCTGGAAAGTCTTATATTATTTACGACCGGGAAGTGTTGAATGACAAAAAATACGACTTCGATTGTTTACTTGATGAAACCATCAGCAGTAATGTACAGGGTAGTAATTCAGGTAAAGGCGGTGTAACCGGTAAAGATGCAAACACCAATACACTCAGGGTTTATAGAACGGCATTAAACTTAACAGGCGAGTTCTCACGGGCCGTGCTGGCAGATGTTGCCCCAGGTACAGATACTAGTACAGACGCACTGAAGAAAGCAATAGTGTTGGCACTGGCCAATGAAATTACGACCGAAGCAAACTCATATTTCGAGAATGAAATGCATTTACGCCTGGTTTTGATCAATAATGAAACTGACATTATTTATTTAAATCCTGCAACAGATCCTTTCAGTACATGGACAACGACATTTACTACCACAACATGGAATACAGAAACACAAAACAACTGTACAAATGTAATTGGCAATGCTAATTATGATGTCGGTCACATGCTTACATACAATACAGAGAAAAACAACGGTAATGCCGGTTGTATCGGTTGTATTTGCAAAACGCCGTCCGGGTCTGTAGGTAAAGGCAGAGGCTGGAATATGTACGGTGAATACCAGGGCTATTACCTTGTAGTAGATTACTGGACACACGAACTTGGTCACCAGTTTGGCGGTAACCACACCTTCACACACAATATAGAAGGCTCATTAGTGCAGGTGGAGCCGGGCAGTGGTACAACCATTATGGCTTACGCCGGAATCACCGGTGCAACGGATGTGGCTACGCACAGCGATCCTTTCTTCCATTCGAAATCAATTGAACAAATAACAGACTATATACAAACCGGAACAGGCAATACCTGCGGATCTACCATCACGCTCACGAATAATATTCCTACAGCTAATGCGGGCACAGACTATACTGTTCCAAAATCAACTCCATTTTTATTAACCGGTGCATCCACAGATGCAGATGGTGCTGATGTACGTACTTATAGCTGGGAGCAAATAGATAACTATGCTACAGGCGCTAATACATATCCTACCGCCACTTCCACAAAGGGTCCCATGTTCAGGTATTTCCCACCGGTTACAGATCTTACAAGGAGTTTCCCGAGAATGGAAGTTATACTTGATAGCCAGAATACCGGCAAATGGGAGGTTTTACCTTCTGTGGCCAGAACATTAAACTTCAGGTTTATGGTTAGAGATAACCACAGCCCTATAAGTGCAAACAAAAGTGATGATATGATCGTAACAGTTGGAACAGCAGGGCCATTTCTTGTTACTTCACCCAATACAGGTGTAAGCTATGCTTCTGGTAGCGCACAAACCATTACCTGGAGTGTTAACAGCACCAACGTTGCACCATATGCAACAAATGTAAAAATTACGCTTTCGACAGATGGGGGTCAAACCTTTCCATATACTTTGTCGGCTTCAACAGCCAATGACGGTACTGAAAGTGTAACATTGCCCAATATTCAGAGCGGCGCATGTCGTATAAAAGTGGAAGCAGTTGGAAACATATTTTTCGACGTTTCAAATGTAAACTTTGCTATTGGTGCATGCGGAACTGCAGTTGGTTTAAAGGCTGCTTCCGTAACAGCCAGCAGTGCCACAATTTCATGGACAGCTGTAACCGGCGCTACATCTTATGATGTAGATTACCGTAAAGCAGGCGCTACTTCATGGACAAATGCTGCAACTGCCACAACAGGCACCAGCGTTAATCTTACCGGCCTCGTGCAGGGTACGGATTACGAATTCAGGGTTAAGACAAATTGTTCTTTCAATAACGGAGCATATGCTACTGAAACGTTCTCAACGTTATGTTCTGTAGCACCTGCAAGCATCAGCGCCTCAAATATCACAAGCAACACAGCAACATTGTCATGGCCTGCAGCCGCCGGCGCTGCCTCTTACAAGGTAGACTATAAGCTCTCAACAGAAACCATTTGGGTAAGAGCTGAAAATGAAACAACCGCAACATCAACGGATATAGCAAATCTTATAGCAGGAAAAACTTACAATATAAGGGTAAGAAGTAACTGTGCTTCATCCCTGGCATATTCGTCTTATGTTACAAGTACATTTAATACCGCATGTGCTGCAGCACCATCCGGGTTAACTGCATCAGGTGTTTCTAATGCCTCTGCAACGATTAGTTGGTCAGCTTCTGCAGGGGCTACATCTTATACCGTAGATTATAAACTGGCTTCTTCCGGTACATGGGTTAACGCTGCAACAAACACTACATCTACAAGTGTAAGCCTCAGCAGCCTGACACAGGGTTCTGTATATGATTACCGTGTAAGAGGCAACTGCTCATCTGGTAACACAGCTTATACCGCTGCTCAATTCACCACACTTTGTTCAGTTGCTCCTTCAGGGTTATCTGCCACCGCAATAACAAATTCATCAGCTACAGTAAGCTTTACTGCTGCAGCCGGGGCTGTAAGCTATGATGTGGATTATAAAGCGGCTTCTTCAGGAGTATGGACAAACATTGCTACTGCAACAACAACCGTGTCCTTTAATATCAGCGGGTTAACACAGGGCACTGCTTATGATTATCGTGTAAGAACAAACTGTTCATCCGGAAGTAGCAGTTATGCAACCGCCCAGTTTACCACTTTATGTACTATAGCGCCATCAGGCTTGTCTGCATCTGCAATAACCAATAATTCAGCTACCATAAGCTGGTCGGCTGTAAATGGGGCAACTGGTTATGATGTTGATTATAAATTGATATCTTCCGGTTCATGGACAAATGCGGCAACAGGTACAACAACTGTTTCTACAAACCTTAGCGGATTAACGCAGGGTGCCGTATATGATTATCGTGTAAGAACAAATTGTGCTTCAGGAAGTACAACTTATACAACAGCACAGTTCTCAACCTTGTGTACTACGGCACCATCAGGCTTATCAGCATCTGCAATAACCAATAATTCAGCTACAATAAGCTGGTCAGCGGTAAGTGGTGCAGCAAGTTATGATGTTGATTATAAATTGACATCTTCCGGTTCATGGACAAATGCGGCAACAGGTACAACAACTGTTTCTGTAAACCTTAGCGGATTAACGCAGGGTGCGGTATATGATTATCGTGTAAGAACAAATTGTGCTTCAGGAAGTACTGTTTATACCAGTGCACAGTTTACTACATTATGTACCGTGGCACCAACAGGTCTGTCAACATCAGCAGTATCAGACGTATCTGCCACAGTAACCTGGACCGCAGTGAGTGGCGCTGTTAGTTACGATGTAGATTATAAACTTTCTGCTGAAGGCATATGGACCAACGCAGCTACAGCAACCACATCTACTTTTGTTAACTTGTCTGGATTATCAACCGGTGTACAATATGATTACCGTGTAAGAACCAATTGTGCATCCGGCAGTACAGTTTATACATCAGCATTATTTACCACTACCTGTTCAACAGCACCTTCCGGTTTAAATGCATCTGCTGTAACAACTTCATCTGCAACATTGAATTGGACTGCAGCCACCGGTGCAGCTAGTTATGATGTTGATTATAAATTAGCAACAAGTGGTACGTGGTTAAATGCGGCCACAGCTACAACCGCTACATCAGTAAGCATTTCAGGGCTTGACTACAGTAGTTTATATGACTGGAGGATCAGGACAAATTGTGCTGTGGGCAGCAGTTCATATACAAGCGCACAGTTTACAACACAAACACCGGTTTGTAATGACCCTGCAGGCCTTACTTCAGGTTCAGTAACTGCATCATCTGCAACCATCAGCTGGAGCGCCGTAACGGGTGCTGCAAGCTACGATGTGGATTATAAGATTGCTACGTCATCTACCTGGACAAGTGCTGCTGTAGCTACAACATCAACTACTGTAAATCTCAGTGGCTTAAATTCAAGTACTACCTACGATTGGCGTGTGCGTGTAAATTGCATATATGGCAATACAAGCAATTATGTATCTGCACAGTTTAATACACTGCTGGCTATAGGTTGTGGTATACCAGTCACGGTAACAACTACCAATATAACAAGTTCATCTGCAACTTTGAACTGGTCGGCTGTCAATGGAGCAATCGGTTACACAGTTGGTTACAGATCGACAAGCGCGCTTAACTGGACTAATCTTGCAACAGGAACAACGGCACTGTCAATTAATGTCACAGGTCTTGCAAGTGAAAGTAACTATGAATGGCGTGTGAAGGCAGTATGTGGTTCCGGCAGCAGCGCTTACAATAGTACTTCTTTTACAACGCTGCCTTTGTGTCCCGGAAAATATGACACAATTTTGCACAACAGTTTCGCCTCAGCTATCTCCGTTCCATTATCGACGGATGTATTCGGCACAATAAATCCATCAGGTAATGTTGATTATTACAAAGTAACAATTCCACAAAGCGGACTGGTAACGATAACACTCGATAATTTGCCTCAGGATTATAACCTCTATTCGTATAACAATAATCAAAAGATTACAGGTAGTTCTGCCAATACTGGTATAGCTGACGAAGTTATTAGCACCACTTTGGCAAAAGGTAATCATTACATTAAAATAATCGGTGCATCAAATGGTTTGTCAAGCCCGGCGTGTTATACATTGAGGATAATACAAGGCTCAGCAGCAAAAGGTAATTTGTCGTCATCACTTATCGCAGAGAATAAAGGAAGCATGAAATTGTACCCTAACCCTGCACACTCACTCATCAACATCAATACAGGCAAAGTGCCGGAGCATGCTGTAATAAAAATAACAGATGTGTATGGCAGGGCAGTTATGCAGGCAAATGCAGGCATATCAAGCACGCAACTGGATGTGAGTAAGTTGAAACCCGGTAGTTATTTTGTTACTGTTCTTACGAAAGAAGGCACAGTAATGCATAATACAAAGTTTGTGAAGTACTAACTTTAAGTTTAACTTTAGAGCAGGCCGTCGTGATTCTTCACGATGGCCTTTTTTTGTGAGTAAAAGATAGGCATAGTGTACCGGGCTGCGTTACTACTATATAGCTGCCGTTGCGTCGCACTCTTGTACTGTTTGGAAGTAAACTCAGCATATGCAATCTTGTTGCTGCCTTACTGCCAGGCTTTTGGCGGGGTGTTTTACAAAACTGTAACCGGTACTTGTTTTCCTGTTGCAGGCCGGGAAAAAGGAACGCTGCAGCCGCCATAAAAAACGGAAGTACAAGTGAGTGACACAACAGCAGATGCCATGAAAACCTGTGCCGGTATCATACAATAAACACAATGCTACAGGCACTTGCATCACTGGTTGTTCAAAACCGGTACAGCGCCGGAAAGAAGAAAATTCCATCTTCAAAATGTAAAACTCAATTCATACATTTGCGCCCTATTCATAAAATACTTCTTATGGCAACAACATCAGATATAAGCCGCGGCCAGATTCTGAAATTAGACGGAAGCCTATATTCAGTAGTGGAATTTGGCGAAAACAAAACTGCACGTGCTGCAGCAAAAGTGTGGGCCAAATTGAAAGGCGTTGACAATAATCGTACAATAGAAAAAACATGGAACAGTGGTGAAACAATTTTTCCTGTGCGTGTAGAGAAAAAAGCGTTCCAGTATTTATACAAGGACGAGTCTGGCTACAACCTCATGAACAATGAGACGTTTGAGCAGATCGCTTTGGGCGAGGAAATGATTGATGCGCCTCAATTTTTAAAAGATGGGAGCGAAGTTTTTGTATTTATCAATACAGAAACAGAGCAGCCAATTGGTGCTGAACTTCCTGAAAAGATCGTTATGCAGATCACTTATTGCGAGCCGGGCGTTCGTGGCGATACCGCTACCCGTGCCCTGAAACAGGCTACCGTAGAGACAGGTGCCATTGTTAACGTACCTCTTTTTGTGAACGAGGGAGAGTTCATTCGCGTAAATACAAAAACAGGTGAGTACGTAGAAAGAGTAAAGGAATAAAACCTTGTACAGCTTATAAATGAAAGGGCGGCCAAACACCGTCCTTTTCTTATACATACACGAAAAACAAGCCTGAAAAGAGAAATAAGAAATTCGGCAATTTTTTATCAAAAATTACCTACTTTGCCCCTCCTTTCGGGGTAAAATCGCTTAAAAACATTCAAAATCCCAAAAATTCTATTTATGGACTTCAAGCAGATCCAGGAACTTATCAAGATCATTAACAAGAGTAACATTGGGGAATTAAGTATAGAAGAAAAGGATTTCAAAATTACGATCAAACAAAAAGAAGATGCTGTGCAAACAGTTGTAGCAGCACCGGCACCGGTATATGCCCAGGCACCTGTAGCGATGTCAGCAGCACAGCCAGCCTCTTCTGCGCCTGCTGCATCAGCCGCAACCACTCCTGCAGCGCCAAAAGCAGATAATCTTATAACCATAAAGAGCCCGATGATCGGTACTTTTTACCGCAAATCATCACCAGATAAGCCGTCATTTGTAGAAGTGGGTGATGAGGTAGCACCGGGCAAAACAGTTTGTATCATCGAAGCCATGAAACTGTTCAATGAAATTGAAAGTGAAGTAAGTGGTAAGGTAGTTAAAGTGTTGGTTGATGATGCCAGCCCTGTAGAATACGATCAACCATTGTTCCTGGTTGAACCCGCATAATATGTTTATGAAGGCAATTTGAAATTGTTGCATGCCGCTAACCGCGTCAACTTTTCAACTTGCCTTTTGTTTTAAAGCATATTCAATATTCCAGTCACATTCTCAACTCGAAAAAATGTTTAAAAAAGTACTGATAGCCAATCGTGGCGAGATAGCCCTGCGTGTTATAAGAACCTGTCGCGAAATGGGTATTAAAACCGTAGCGGTGTATTCAACCGCAGATAAAGACAGCCTGCATGTAAAATTTGCTGATGAGGCGGTGTGCATTGGCAAGCCTCAAAGCAGCGAATCTTATTTAAATATTCCGCACATTATGGCCGCTGCAGAAATAACCAATGCAGATGCTATACACCCGGGTTACGGGTTTCTTGCAGAGAATGCCAAGTTCTCTAAAATATGTGCCGATCATGGTATTAAATTCATTGGGCCAACACCAGACATGATCAATTCTATGGGTGATAAAATCACGGCTAAAGATACAATGATCAAAGCAGGCGTTCCGGTGGTGCCGGGCGGCGAGGGTTTACTCGAAAGTGTTGAGCAGGCTAAAGGGCTGGCAAAAGAAATCGGTTACCCGGTAATCTTAAAAGCAACCGCCGGTGGTGGTGGTAAAGGTATGCGTGTGGTATTTGAAGAAAGTGAGCTCGAGCGCAACTATACAATGGCTAAAACCGAAGCTGCCGCCGCATTTAAGAATGACGGCGTATATATGGAAAAGTTTGTGGAAGAACCACGCCATATAGAGATACAGGTTGCAGGAGACAGGTATGGTACAGTGTGCCACCTGAGTGAAAGGGATTGTTCCATACAGCGCCGCCACCAAAAACTGGTAGAGGAATCGCCGTCTCCTTTTATGACGCCGGAGTTGCGTGATAAAATGGGAGCTGCCGCTATCAAAGCTGCATCGGCCATTAATTATGAAAGTGTTGGCACCATTGAGTTCCTGGTAGATAAACACCGCAATTTCTACTTTATGGAAATGAATACCCGTATACAGGTAGAACATTGCGTTACCGAAGAAGTAATCAATTTCGATCTTATCAAAGAACAGATTAAGATTGCAATGGGCGAAAAGATTTCGGGCCAGAATTACACCCCGCAAATGCACGCAATTGAGTGCCGCATCAATGCAGAAGACCCTTATAACGACTTTCGTCCATCACCCGGTAAAATCACCACGCTAAATACACCTGGTGGTCATGGCGTACGTGTAGATAGCCACGTTTATACCGGCTACACAATTCCGCCTTATTACGATTCTATGATTGGTAAGCTGATCGCCGTTGCGCGTACAAGAGATGAGGCCATCGATACCATGTACCGGGCACTAAGTGAATATGTAATTGAAGGTGTAAAAACCACGATTCCTTTTCACCTGCAGCTTATGCAAAATGAGAATTTCAGAAA encodes the following:
- a CDS encoding fibronectin type III domain-containing protein, which codes for MKRVLLIIVLVTSIFSAYAQVNPWKQVNLTTASKGKDVFQKHFKPSAYVSFQLDEAVMWQQLKKAPSERNVSFSRSSAIISVPDSKGRIERFRIVESPSMQDGLAAKHPGIKSYSGVSMDHPGSSIRFSMSQLGFHAKVISPDRKAFYVSCVDKAGKSYIIYDREVLNDKKYDFDCLLDETISSNVQGSNSGKGGVTGKDANTNTLRVYRTALNLTGEFSRAVLADVAPGTDTSTDALKKAIVLALANEITTEANSYFENEMHLRLVLINNETDIIYLNPATDPFSTWTTTFTTTTWNTETQNNCTNVIGNANYDVGHMLTYNTEKNNGNAGCIGCICKTPSGSVGKGRGWNMYGEYQGYYLVVDYWTHELGHQFGGNHTFTHNIEGSLVQVEPGSGTTIMAYAGITGATDVATHSDPFFHSKSIEQITDYIQTGTGNTCGSTITLTNNIPTANAGTDYTVPKSTPFLLTGASTDADGADVRTYSWEQIDNYATGANTYPTATSTKGPMFRYFPPVTDLTRSFPRMEVILDSQNTGKWEVLPSVARTLNFRFMVRDNHSPISANKSDDMIVTVGTAGPFLVTSPNTGVSYASGSAQTITWSVNSTNVAPYATNVKITLSTDGGQTFPYTLSASTANDGTESVTLPNIQSGACRIKVEAVGNIFFDVSNVNFAIGACGTAVGLKAASVTASSATISWTAVTGATSYDVDYRKAGATSWTNAATATTGTSVNLTGLVQGTDYEFRVKTNCSFNNGAYATETFSTLCSVAPASISASNITSNTATLSWPAAAGAASYKVDYKLSTETIWVRAENETTATSTDIANLIAGKTYNIRVRSNCASSLAYSSYVTSTFNTACAAAPSGLTASGVSNASATISWSASAGATSYTVDYKLASSGTWVNAATNTTSTSVSLSSLTQGSVYDYRVRGNCSSGNTAYTAAQFTTLCSVAPSGLSATAITNSSATVSFTAAAGAVSYDVDYKAASSGVWTNIATATTTVSFNISGLTQGTAYDYRVRTNCSSGSSSYATAQFTTLCTIAPSGLSASAITNNSATISWSAVNGATGYDVDYKLISSGSWTNAATGTTTVSTNLSGLTQGAVYDYRVRTNCASGSTTYTTAQFSTLCTTAPSGLSASAITNNSATISWSAVSGAASYDVDYKLTSSGSWTNAATGTTTVSVNLSGLTQGAVYDYRVRTNCASGSTVYTSAQFTTLCTVAPTGLSTSAVSDVSATVTWTAVSGAVSYDVDYKLSAEGIWTNAATATTSTFVNLSGLSTGVQYDYRVRTNCASGSTVYTSALFTTTCSTAPSGLNASAVTTSSATLNWTAATGAASYDVDYKLATSGTWLNAATATTATSVSISGLDYSSLYDWRIRTNCAVGSSSYTSAQFTTQTPVCNDPAGLTSGSVTASSATISWSAVTGAASYDVDYKIATSSTWTSAAVATTSTTVNLSGLNSSTTYDWRVRVNCIYGNTSNYVSAQFNTLLAIGCGIPVTVTTTNITSSSATLNWSAVNGAIGYTVGYRSTSALNWTNLATGTTALSINVTGLASESNYEWRVKAVCGSGSSAYNSTSFTTLPLCPGKYDTILHNSFASAISVPLSTDVFGTINPSGNVDYYKVTIPQSGLVTITLDNLPQDYNLYSYNNNQKITGSSANTGIADEVISTTLAKGNHYIKIIGASNGLSSPACYTLRIIQGSAAKGNLSSSLIAENKGSMKLYPNPAHSLININTGKVPEHAVIKITDVYGRAVMQANAGISSTQLDVSKLKPGSYFVTVLTKEGTVMHNTKFVKY
- the accB gene encoding acetyl-CoA carboxylase biotin carboxyl carrier protein, which produces MDFKQIQELIKIINKSNIGELSIEEKDFKITIKQKEDAVQTVVAAPAPVYAQAPVAMSAAQPASSAPAASAATTPAAPKADNLITIKSPMIGTFYRKSSPDKPSFVEVGDEVAPGKTVCIIEAMKLFNEIESEVSGKVVKVLVDDASPVEYDQPLFLVEPA
- the accC gene encoding acetyl-CoA carboxylase biotin carboxylase subunit, with translation MFKKVLIANRGEIALRVIRTCREMGIKTVAVYSTADKDSLHVKFADEAVCIGKPQSSESYLNIPHIMAAAEITNADAIHPGYGFLAENAKFSKICADHGIKFIGPTPDMINSMGDKITAKDTMIKAGVPVVPGGEGLLESVEQAKGLAKEIGYPVILKATAGGGGKGMRVVFEESELERNYTMAKTEAAAAFKNDGVYMEKFVEEPRHIEIQVAGDRYGTVCHLSERDCSIQRRHQKLVEESPSPFMTPELRDKMGAAAIKAASAINYESVGTIEFLVDKHRNFYFMEMNTRIQVEHCVTEEVINFDLIKEQIKIAMGEKISGQNYTPQMHAIECRINAEDPYNDFRPSPGKITTLNTPGGHGVRVDSHVYTGYTIPPYYDSMIGKLIAVARTRDEAIDTMYRALSEYVIEGVKTTIPFHLQLMQNENFRKGNFTTKFLDTFKMV
- the efp gene encoding elongation factor P, whose product is MATTSDISRGQILKLDGSLYSVVEFGENKTARAAAKVWAKLKGVDNNRTIEKTWNSGETIFPVRVEKKAFQYLYKDESGYNLMNNETFEQIALGEEMIDAPQFLKDGSEVFVFINTETEQPIGAELPEKIVMQITYCEPGVRGDTATRALKQATVETGAIVNVPLFVNEGEFIRVNTKTGEYVERVKE